In a genomic window of Streptomyces sp. NBC_01231:
- a CDS encoding DUF4440 domain-containing protein — protein MADESERAVQAAIAAEMRLLDPAVRAVPGLVSELLDPEFTEFGASGRRWDATSILTVTSAGSVDPESPVEVSEMSGVVLAPGIVHLTYFTDDSGRRAWRSSLWRLTETGWRMYFHQATLAS, from the coding sequence ATGGCAGACGAGAGTGAGCGGGCCGTTCAGGCGGCCATCGCGGCGGAGATGCGGCTTCTCGACCCTGCGGTGCGTGCTGTCCCGGGCCTGGTCTCGGAGCTTCTGGACCCGGAGTTCACCGAGTTCGGAGCGTCTGGCAGGCGTTGGGACGCGACGTCGATTCTCACCGTGACGAGTGCCGGTTCAGTGGACCCGGAGTCTCCGGTCGAGGTCAGCGAGATGTCCGGGGTCGTACTCGCTCCCGGCATCGTTCACCTGACGTACTTCACCGACGACAGCGGGCGCCGAGCATGGCGAAGCTCCTTGTGGCGTCTGACGGAAACGGGCTGGCGTATGTACTTTCACCAGGCAACTCTGGCGAGCTGA
- a CDS encoding SSI family serine proteinase inhibitor: protein MTHVARCSRFAGFTRLLVAVGSAGAVASVPLATTLPAAAATPAVPFAPATPFTPFTPGTPVGASGPLAPPPVRDEGRVEPVGDHLTVTVRMAGDRADGTYEVNCHPGRGSHPDVSGACAVVDRNTRWGQDVFGPVPGNSVCTMQYGGPATAHVTGTWAGRPVDATFDRSNGCEIGRWDRFVPLLPKLSAGS from the coding sequence ATGACACACGTCGCCCGGTGCAGCCGGTTCGCAGGGTTCACCCGTCTCCTCGTCGCCGTCGGCTCCGCCGGCGCCGTCGCATCCGTACCTCTGGCCACCACCCTGCCCGCGGCAGCCGCCACTCCCGCCGTGCCCTTCGCCCCTGCCACTCCTTTCACTCCTTTCACTCCCGGCACCCCCGTCGGCGCCTCCGGCCCCCTCGCGCCCCCGCCCGTCCGTGACGAGGGCCGGGTGGAGCCAGTCGGTGATCACCTCACTGTCACCGTGCGGATGGCGGGTGACCGTGCCGACGGGACGTACGAGGTGAACTGTCATCCCGGTCGGGGGAGTCACCCCGACGTCAGCGGCGCGTGTGCCGTCGTCGACCGGAACACCCGGTGGGGGCAGGACGTCTTCGGGCCGGTGCCCGGGAACAGCGTCTGCACCATGCAGTACGGCGGGCCCGCGACCGCTCACGTCACCGGGACCTGGGCCGGGCGGCCCGTCGACGCGACGTTCGACCGCAGCAACGGCTGTGAGATCGGGCGGTGGGACCGGTTCGTGCCGCTGTTGCCCAAATTGAGCGCCGGCTCCTGA
- a CDS encoding PAS domain-containing protein: MSSRPSRGAARLAAILDALPDALVLVNANGTVVNANTIALEAFETPGTALVGRGLLDLLPQFDSKLIPGSMRRPDHMDPRGRTKPARMIARRTDGTEFPVEVTSANLENGQQAYDGYGYGSDELLMLVVRDLTGTVDTEAELARSQRQTEMILRAASEGVVGTDTDGRIVLVNPAAAQILGYRASDLGGRELHDLVLHSRTDGTPFPYEESPLADTLRSGRKHRVRGQVLWSKKGDRVPVDLTTAPVRDGDQLVGAVMTFTDRRPYDALADEKSTVEKRHEDELERLSEEHASELTALRQKHVAELEEIREQHEEELAAGEERYAALGEREKDRYEALSGRHEQLLTLLAQSLRGPLDELRRDLSALAADDAGQLWPEANQVLHHLSAGYSRITTLIDNVLGYQRLDTGAAVITRTKAMLDAVVAAGVDGAVELIGPGRVQFAVHAPPIEAEVDSRLLATALAHLVADVAGVDATGNAPVSTGGYMDNTVVVAAAQRGEVVRIEVRGPYAGGDPVHEPIVRGIVRAHGGVLQTHEVPGMSGNAYVLEVPLGGGAGAVTASGPAALEAGPGEVALPEHATSGGGRRRARRATTDAFLEIEAPDADGEGADPEAVAPTGRRRRRAAAAQEPAPVPAQAPGEAGEASGGTGRRRGRPAEIAGGDAGDAGSGTGGADAGEAGGADIAGGAGVSEGAVVTAAEYAAGTAAAGTGLGGTVPPQGVPTPDGRRARPDAGEQHALPPALPAVASADPGQGAGPTADSAEGPQQPTGRRRRALAAATERAAAAQEAGPRTVFALPPAAADRTPEGTTEGTAEGTNGQAVPPAPAAPDAATAAAPAPAAGPVPVPAPEQVEVPGQGVPGQRVPAGSGVDDGRHDAVPHSQAEDHTPPQPHPANAPTGRRRRASGQRAESETAGAPVQEVPAQGVAAQVAPVQAGAPQPGVPQPSVPQTHVGQEAPVAGQGGVVGQGGTAGHSGTAGQPALSGQPVPTGHAGQPSAPAPAPSTTVHGVQMAPGHPIGVQAAVGPVAPAPSRQGQSVAAPAPTAVPAQNGTGQNGTGQNGTGQVGTGQVGLPPNQAAPDQQVPGQQVPGQPVLGQPGAGQPVPGAPMPGAPVPGQPVPGQPVPGQITPGQTGVPNPALPAQNVPAQGVPAAHGMPNANGQPLPAEAPPGQAVPGQGVPGVPQNSQAVPPTQPAPPTPPAPPAPTATPAPGTPLPPAAAAHPHVAQPLPAEATGTTGAAGATAATGAAGTPAVPPVSAPTAPPDPALDPNSTQGRAISVRTLGQGVPFTRQTQAPHPVTAPASALPTATPPPHQASGSGRRRKLGTRTDPAAGHPEQTARPHPQADQSLVPSQAQQPQPQPQQPSLAGQSRLAQATEGSGRSYAIGAPDENAAEGPEPLDGPGGAIEVADPPRQQPMDDELPPEPLDNPRRLLVWPAPDVTTQQELSDRGYRPVIVHSREEVDAQIAAFPAALFVDPLTGPITRTALQSLRQAAVAAEVPVLVTAGLGQASREAAYGADPAVLLKALAPRDTEQHPPRVLLIEEHAEIALALTATLERRGMQVARAASDADAVTLAGQFRPNLVVMDLMQVHRRRAGILDWLRANGQLNRTPLVVYTAAVDQADLPRLASGETVLFLAERSTSTEVQSRIVDLLARIGTN, from the coding sequence GTGAGCAGCAGGCCATCCCGAGGCGCTGCTCGCCTCGCAGCCATACTGGATGCGCTTCCCGATGCGTTGGTGCTGGTCAACGCCAATGGGACCGTCGTCAACGCCAATACCATCGCGCTCGAGGCCTTCGAGACGCCGGGGACCGCTCTCGTCGGGCGCGGGCTGCTCGATCTGCTGCCGCAGTTCGACTCCAAGCTCATCCCCGGGTCCATGCGGCGGCCCGATCACATGGACCCGCGCGGGCGGACCAAGCCCGCCAGGATGATCGCCCGGCGGACCGACGGGACCGAGTTCCCCGTCGAGGTCACCAGCGCGAACCTCGAGAACGGCCAACAGGCCTACGACGGCTACGGCTACGGCAGCGACGAGCTGCTGATGCTCGTCGTACGGGACCTGACCGGCACCGTGGACACCGAGGCCGAACTCGCCCGCTCGCAACGCCAGACCGAGATGATCCTGCGGGCCGCGTCCGAGGGCGTCGTGGGGACGGACACGGACGGGCGGATCGTCCTCGTCAATCCGGCCGCCGCTCAGATACTGGGCTATCGGGCCAGCGACCTCGGCGGCCGTGAGCTGCACGATCTCGTGCTGCACTCCCGTACCGACGGCACGCCCTTCCCGTACGAGGAGTCGCCGCTCGCCGACACGCTGCGCTCGGGGCGCAAGCATCGGGTGCGCGGGCAGGTGCTGTGGTCGAAGAAGGGCGACAGGGTTCCCGTCGACCTGACGACCGCGCCCGTCCGTGACGGCGACCAACTCGTCGGTGCCGTGATGACCTTCACCGACCGGCGTCCGTACGACGCGCTCGCCGACGAGAAGTCGACCGTCGAGAAGCGCCACGAGGACGAGCTGGAACGGCTCTCCGAGGAGCACGCCTCCGAGCTCACCGCGCTGCGCCAGAAGCACGTGGCCGAGCTGGAGGAGATCCGGGAGCAGCACGAGGAGGAGCTCGCGGCGGGCGAGGAGCGGTACGCGGCGCTCGGCGAGCGGGAGAAGGACCGCTACGAGGCGCTCTCCGGGCGGCACGAACAGCTGCTGACGCTGCTCGCGCAGTCGCTGCGCGGCCCCCTCGACGAACTGCGCCGTGATCTGTCGGCCCTGGCCGCCGACGACGCCGGGCAGCTGTGGCCCGAGGCGAACCAGGTACTCCATCACCTGTCGGCGGGCTACTCGCGGATCACGACCCTCATCGACAACGTCCTCGGGTACCAGCGCCTCGACACCGGGGCGGCCGTCATCACCCGTACGAAGGCGATGCTCGACGCCGTTGTCGCGGCGGGCGTCGACGGGGCCGTGGAGCTGATCGGGCCCGGGCGAGTGCAGTTCGCCGTGCACGCGCCGCCCATCGAGGCCGAGGTCGACTCCCGGCTGCTCGCCACCGCGCTCGCCCACCTCGTCGCGGACGTCGCCGGCGTCGACGCGACCGGCAACGCGCCCGTCTCGACGGGCGGTTACATGGACAACACCGTCGTCGTGGCGGCGGCGCAGCGCGGCGAGGTCGTACGGATCGAGGTGCGCGGGCCGTACGCCGGGGGAGACCCGGTGCACGAGCCGATCGTGCGCGGGATCGTGCGGGCCCACGGTGGCGTGCTGCAGACGCACGAAGTGCCGGGCATGAGCGGTAACGCCTACGTCCTCGAAGTGCCTCTCGGTGGTGGGGCCGGTGCCGTCACGGCTTCGGGTCCGGCCGCGCTGGAGGCCGGGCCCGGCGAGGTCGCGCTGCCCGAACATGCCACTTCCGGCGGCGGACGGCGGCGGGCCCGGCGGGCCACCACGGACGCCTTCCTGGAGATCGAGGCGCCGGACGCCGACGGCGAGGGAGCCGATCCGGAGGCCGTGGCGCCGACCGGGCGGCGCAGGCGGCGGGCCGCCGCCGCGCAGGAGCCGGCGCCCGTCCCGGCTCAGGCCCCGGGCGAGGCCGGTGAGGCGTCCGGCGGTACCGGGCGGCGCCGGGGACGGCCCGCTGAGATCGCCGGTGGCGACGCTGGTGACGCTGGGAGCGGTACGGGCGGTGCTGACGCCGGTGAGGCGGGCGGCGCCGATATCGCTGGTGGTGCTGGTGTTTCGGAAGGGGCGGTCGTCACCGCCGCCGAATACGCGGCGGGGACCGCGGCAGCCGGGACCGGTCTGGGCGGGACGGTACCGCCGCAGGGCGTGCCCACGCCCGACGGACGTCGTGCTCGCCCCGACGCCGGCGAACAGCACGCGCTGCCGCCGGCGCTGCCGGCCGTGGCCTCCGCCGATCCGGGTCAGGGTGCCGGTCCGACGGCCGACTCCGCCGAGGGTCCGCAGCAGCCGACAGGACGCCGACGGCGGGCGCTGGCCGCCGCCACGGAGCGTGCCGCAGCCGCGCAGGAGGCGGGCCCCCGCACGGTGTTCGCCCTGCCGCCCGCCGCGGCGGACCGCACGCCGGAGGGGACGACGGAGGGGACGGCGGAGGGTACGAACGGGCAGGCTGTGCCGCCTGCTCCTGCCGCCCCAGACGCCGCCACCGCCGCGGCGCCCGCGCCCGCTGCGGGCCCGGTTCCAGTCCCGGCCCCGGAGCAGGTGGAGGTTCCCGGCCAGGGGGTCCCCGGCCAGAGGGTTCCCGCTGGCTCCGGTGTGGACGACGGTCGGCACGACGCCGTGCCGCACAGCCAGGCCGAGGACCACACTCCACCGCAGCCGCACCCCGCGAACGCGCCCACGGGGCGTCGTCGGCGGGCGTCCGGCCAGCGGGCGGAGTCGGAAACCGCCGGGGCGCCCGTGCAGGAGGTCCCGGCCCAGGGTGTCGCAGCGCAGGTGGCTCCGGTCCAGGCAGGTGCGCCCCAGCCGGGTGTGCCTCAGCCGAGTGTGCCTCAGACCCACGTGGGCCAGGAGGCTCCGGTCGCCGGTCAAGGTGGCGTGGTCGGCCAGGGCGGTACGGCGGGACACAGCGGTACGGCAGGACAGCCGGCGCTGTCCGGTCAGCCGGTGCCGACCGGGCATGCGGGTCAGCCGAGTGCTCCGGCACCCGCGCCGAGCACGACCGTTCACGGGGTTCAGATGGCACCGGGCCACCCGATCGGGGTGCAGGCCGCGGTCGGCCCGGTCGCTCCGGCACCGTCGAGGCAGGGCCAGAGTGTCGCTGCCCCCGCGCCCACAGCCGTTCCAGCGCAGAACGGCACCGGACAAAACGGCACCGGTCAAAACGGCACCGGTCAGGTCGGCACCGGTCAGGTCGGCCTGCCCCCGAACCAAGCCGCACCGGACCAGCAGGTGCCCGGCCAGCAGGTACCCGGACAGCCCGTGCTCGGACAGCCAGGGGCGGGACAGCCAGTGCCTGGCGCTCCCATGCCTGGCGCTCCCGTACCTGGGCAGCCCGTGCCTGGACAGCCCGTGCCTGGACAGATCACGCCCGGTCAGACCGGCGTGCCCAACCCTGCCCTGCCCGCCCAGAACGTCCCGGCTCAGGGCGTCCCGGCTGCCCACGGCATGCCCAACGCCAACGGCCAGCCGCTCCCGGCCGAGGCCCCACCCGGTCAGGCCGTCCCCGGCCAAGGCGTCCCCGGCGTCCCCCAGAACTCACAAGCCGTACCGCCTACGCAGCCCGCGCCGCCGACACCACCCGCACCACCCGCACCTACGGCCACCCCCGCCCCCGGCACCCCCCTCCCCCCGGCGGCCGCAGCGCACCCCCACGTCGCCCAGCCCCTCCCCGCCGAGGCAACGGGCACTACGGGCGCAGCAGGCGCGACGGCCGCGACCGGCGCCGCCGGCACGCCCGCCGTCCCTCCCGTATCGGCACCCACCGCGCCCCCCGATCCGGCGCTCGACCCGAACTCCACGCAGGGCAGGGCCATCAGCGTCCGGACGCTCGGGCAGGGGGTGCCGTTCACGCGGCAGACCCAGGCGCCCCATCCGGTGACCGCCCCCGCCTCCGCCCTGCCGACGGCCACGCCGCCCCCGCATCAGGCAAGCGGCTCGGGTCGGCGTCGCAAGCTCGGTACGCGCACCGATCCCGCCGCCGGGCACCCGGAGCAGACGGCCCGCCCGCACCCGCAGGCCGACCAGTCCCTCGTACCCTCGCAGGCTCAGCAACCGCAACCGCAGCCGCAGCAGCCGTCGCTCGCCGGGCAGTCCCGGCTCGCGCAGGCGACCGAGGGCTCGGGGCGGTCGTATGCCATAGGGGCACCGGACGAGAACGCGGCCGAGGGCCCCGAGCCGTTGGACGGTCCGGGCGGTGCCATCGAGGTGGCGGACCCGCCACGGCAGCAGCCGATGGACGACGAGCTGCCACCGGAGCCGCTCGACAATCCGCGACGGCTGTTGGTGTGGCCGGCGCCGGACGTCACCACCCAGCAGGAGCTCAGCGACCGCGGCTACCGGCCGGTCATCGTGCACTCGCGCGAGGAGGTCGACGCGCAGATCGCGGCCTTCCCCGCCGCGCTGTTCGTGGACCCGCTGACCGGTCCGATCACCCGGACCGCGCTGCAGTCGCTGCGGCAGGCGGCGGTCGCGGCCGAGGTGCCGGTGCTGGTGACGGCCGGGCTCGGGCAGGCCTCACGGGAGGCGGCGTACGGCGCCGATCCCGCCGTACTGCTGAAGGCACTGGCGCCGCGTGACACCGAGCAGCACCCGCCGCGCGTGCTGTTGATCGAGGAGCACGCGGAGATCGCGCTCGCGCTGACCGCGACGCTGGAGCGGCGCGGGATGCAGGTGGCGCGGGCCGCGAGTGACGCGGACGCGGTGACGCTCGCCGGGCAGTTCCGGCCCAATCTCGTCGTGATGGACCTGATGCAGGTGCATCGCCGAAGGGCCGGGATCCTCGACTGGCTGCGCGCGAACGGCCAGCTCAACCGCACCCCGCTGGTCGTCTACACCGCCGCCGTCGACCAGGCGGACCTGCCGCGGCTGGCGTCCGGCGAGACGGTGCTGTTCCTGGCGGAGCGGTCCACGAGCACCGAGGTGCAGTCGCGGATCGTCGACCTGCTGGCCCGCATCGGCACCAACTGA
- a CDS encoding TetR family transcriptional regulator: MAVRDPEATKARIFEAAVAEFARHGIAGARIDRIAAAAKANKQLIYAYFGNKAELFTQVLGARMVDLAAAVPVDQDDIEGWIDRLLDYHAAHPELLRLLFWEGIEYGSTELPDETERQDHYTRKVAAIEDGQARGVITDAFPPRDLLFLLTALANWAAAVPQMRRILTGPEDADHERLRASIKAAARRLIAP; this comes from the coding sequence ATGGCAGTCAGAGACCCCGAGGCCACCAAGGCCCGGATCTTCGAGGCGGCGGTCGCCGAGTTCGCCCGGCACGGCATCGCGGGCGCCCGCATCGACCGCATCGCTGCAGCGGCCAAGGCGAACAAACAGTTGATCTATGCCTACTTCGGCAACAAGGCGGAGCTGTTCACCCAGGTCCTCGGCGCGCGCATGGTGGACCTCGCCGCAGCCGTCCCGGTCGACCAGGACGACATCGAGGGCTGGATCGACCGACTGCTCGACTACCACGCCGCCCACCCCGAACTCCTGCGCCTGCTGTTCTGGGAGGGCATCGAGTACGGCAGCACCGAGCTGCCCGACGAGACGGAGCGCCAGGACCACTACACCCGCAAGGTCGCCGCCATCGAGGACGGCCAGGCCCGGGGCGTCATCACGGACGCGTTCCCGCCCCGCGACCTGCTGTTCCTGCTGACGGCACTCGCCAACTGGGCCGCCGCGGTCCCGCAGATGCGCCGCATCCTCACGGGCCCCGAGGACGCCGACCACGAGCGTCTGCGCGCGTCGATCAAGGCGGCGGCGCGCAGACTGATCGCGCCCTGA
- a CDS encoding MFS transporter codes for MPSATHQGRTTAQETVTPAPATASAPASALLLPLIALCTAVTAANIYLAAPLLPLIAQDFGSTPSAVAWVASVAQFGYAAGLLVFAPLGDSVNRRRLVAALSLVTAAALLAGAASAGTTALAAAVLVASAATVVPQLLVPLVAQRAPADRRARHVAAVIAGLFTGIVAARVLGGLIGQAFGWRVVFVGAAVLTAVLGLVTAHALPTEHRPRTGSLLSGLTALPSVVRRSPDLWRACVRQAGMYGAWSALWTSLALLLTEDGPIGYGLSTATAGLFGLFGLAASVVAPLAGGLVDRFGAAKVVRSAYLLAAVSVPLFWLGGHILWALFVAAIAIHAALVASHVANQTLALTTTSTPATANTAYVVAGFAGGALASALAGTAFSHFGWGGVSAVAGAWLTLGWVSTSVRRSGRARTRGAATSVRQ; via the coding sequence ATGCCGTCAGCCACGCACCAGGGACGGACAACCGCCCAGGAGACGGTCACCCCCGCCCCCGCCACGGCTTCCGCCCCCGCCTCCGCTCTCCTCCTCCCCCTCATCGCCCTCTGCACCGCCGTCACGGCCGCCAACATCTACCTCGCGGCCCCGCTGCTCCCCCTCATCGCCCAGGACTTCGGCTCCACCCCCTCGGCGGTGGCCTGGGTCGCCTCGGTCGCGCAGTTCGGCTACGCGGCCGGACTGCTCGTCTTCGCCCCACTCGGCGACAGCGTCAACCGGCGCCGGCTGGTCGCCGCCCTGTCGCTCGTCACGGCGGCGGCATTGCTGGCCGGAGCGGCGTCCGCGGGCACCACCGCACTCGCCGCGGCCGTCCTCGTCGCCTCCGCCGCGACCGTCGTCCCGCAGCTGCTCGTCCCGCTGGTCGCCCAACGCGCCCCCGCCGACCGTCGGGCCCGCCATGTCGCGGCCGTCATCGCGGGCCTGTTCACCGGCATCGTGGCGGCCCGGGTACTCGGTGGCCTGATCGGCCAGGCCTTCGGCTGGCGGGTGGTGTTCGTGGGCGCGGCCGTCCTGACCGCCGTCCTCGGACTCGTGACCGCCCACGCCCTGCCCACCGAGCACCGTCCCCGCACCGGCTCCCTCCTCTCCGGCCTCACCGCCCTGCCGTCCGTCGTCCGCCGCTCACCGGATCTGTGGCGCGCGTGCGTACGCCAGGCCGGTATGTACGGTGCCTGGAGCGCCCTGTGGACCTCGCTCGCGCTGCTGCTGACGGAGGACGGCCCGATCGGCTACGGCCTGTCCACTGCGACCGCCGGCCTGTTCGGCCTCTTCGGACTGGCCGCGAGCGTCGTGGCCCCCTTGGCGGGCGGCCTCGTGGACCGCTTCGGAGCCGCCAAGGTCGTACGGTCCGCGTATCTCCTCGCGGCCGTGTCCGTACCGCTGTTCTGGCTGGGCGGGCACATCCTGTGGGCCCTGTTCGTAGCCGCGATCGCCATCCACGCGGCCCTGGTGGCGTCCCACGTGGCCAACCAGACCCTGGCCCTGACCACCACCTCCACCCCGGCCACCGCCAACACGGCGTACGTGGTGGCCGGCTTCGCGGGCGGCGCCCTCGCCTCCGCCCTGGCCGGCACGGCCTTCAGCCACTTCGGCTGGGGCGGGGTGTCCGCGGTGGCGGGCGCGTGGCTGACGCTGGGGTGGGTGAGCACGTCGGTACGGCGGTCGGGCCGCGCTCGTACGAGGGGGGCCGCTACCTCCGTACGGCAGTGA
- a CDS encoding long-chain fatty acid--CoA ligase: protein MSPREDAVLSTMQDVPLLISRILTHGSTIHGTSQVITWTGDDEPHRRSFAEIGARAAQLAHALREDLGVADDDRVATLAWNNAEHVECYFAIPSMGAVLHTLNLRLPPEQLAWIVNHAADRVVIANGSLLPLLAPLLPHLKTVEHVVVTGPGDRSLLADAAVQVHEYEDLIAGKPTTYDWPELDERRAAAMCYTSGTTGDPKGVVYSHRSVYLHSMQVNMTQSMGLTDQDTTLVVVPQFHVNAWGLPDATFMTGVNMLMPDRFLQAAPLAEMIEREKPTHAAAVPTIWQGLLAELTAKPRDVSSLTQVTIGGSACPPSLMEAFDKLGMRVCHAWGMTETSPLGTVARPPAHAVGTDEEFAYRLTQGRFPTSVEARLTGPGGERLPWDGESAGELEVRGPWIAGSYYNGPDAEPLRPADKFSEDGWLKTGDVGSISPDGFLTLTDRAKDVIKSGGEWISSVELENALMSHPAVAEAAVVAVPDDKWGERPLATVVLKEGATADFESLRAFLADEGHIAKWQLPERWTIVEAVPKTSVGKFDKKVLRRQYADGQLDITKL from the coding sequence ATGTCGCCTCGGGAGGACGCCGTGCTGAGCACCATGCAGGACGTACCGCTGCTGATCTCCAGGATCCTGACCCATGGGTCTACGATCCACGGGACATCGCAGGTGATCACATGGACCGGTGACGACGAACCGCACCGCCGCTCCTTCGCCGAGATCGGTGCCCGTGCCGCCCAGTTGGCACATGCTCTGCGGGAGGATCTCGGAGTCGCCGACGACGATCGGGTGGCGACGCTCGCCTGGAACAACGCCGAGCATGTCGAGTGTTACTTCGCGATCCCCTCCATGGGCGCGGTGCTGCACACTCTCAACCTTCGCCTCCCGCCGGAGCAGTTGGCGTGGATCGTCAACCATGCGGCCGACAGGGTGGTGATCGCCAACGGTTCGCTGCTCCCGCTGCTGGCCCCGCTGCTCCCGCACCTCAAGACGGTCGAGCACGTGGTGGTGACCGGCCCGGGGGACCGCAGTCTCCTCGCGGACGCCGCCGTCCAGGTGCACGAGTACGAGGACCTGATCGCGGGGAAGCCGACGACGTACGACTGGCCGGAGCTGGACGAACGCCGGGCGGCGGCCATGTGCTACACGTCCGGGACAACGGGCGACCCCAAGGGGGTGGTCTACTCCCACCGTTCGGTCTACCTGCACTCCATGCAGGTCAACATGACCCAGTCGATGGGCCTGACCGACCAGGACACCACGCTCGTCGTGGTCCCCCAGTTCCACGTGAACGCCTGGGGCCTGCCGGACGCGACCTTCATGACCGGCGTGAACATGCTGATGCCGGACCGCTTCCTCCAGGCCGCCCCGCTCGCCGAGATGATCGAGCGCGAGAAGCCGACGCACGCGGCTGCGGTCCCCACCATCTGGCAGGGCCTGCTGGCCGAGCTCACGGCCAAACCGCGCGACGTCTCCTCCCTCACTCAGGTCACCATCGGAGGCTCGGCCTGCCCGCCCTCGCTCATGGAGGCGTTCGACAAGCTGGGGATGCGGGTCTGTCACGCCTGGGGCATGACGGAGACCTCGCCGCTCGGCACGGTGGCGCGTCCCCCGGCCCACGCGGTGGGTACGGATGAGGAGTTCGCGTACCGGCTCACCCAGGGCCGGTTCCCGACGAGTGTCGAGGCCCGCCTCACCGGCCCCGGCGGCGAACGCCTCCCCTGGGACGGGGAGTCGGCGGGCGAGCTGGAGGTCCGGGGCCCCTGGATCGCCGGTTCCTACTACAACGGCCCCGACGCCGAACCCCTCCGCCCCGCCGACAAGTTCAGCGAGGACGGTTGGCTGAAGACGGGGGACGTGGGGTCGATCTCCCCGGACGGCTTTCTCACCCTCACCGACCGCGCCAAGGACGTCATCAAGTCCGGCGGCGAGTGGATCTCCTCGGTGGAGCTGGAGAACGCGCTGATGTCCCATCCGGCCGTCGCCGAGGCGGCCGTCGTCGCCGTTCCCGACGACAAGTGGGGCGAGCGCCCGCTGGCCACGGTCGTCCTCAAGGAGGGCGCCACCGCCGACTTCGAGTCCCTGCGTGCCTTCCTCGCCGACGAGGGTCACATCGCCAAGTGGCAGCTCCCGGAGCGCTGGACGATCGTGGAGGCGGTACCGAAGACGAGCGTCGGCAAGTTCGACAAGAAGGTGCTGCGGAGGCAGTACGCCGACGGGCAGCTGGACATCACGAAGCTCTGA
- a CDS encoding SigE family RNA polymerase sigma factor, with the protein MTTPVCTSASKAAAPATQTRSYSTSYPTFASYVKARQPVLLRTARSLTANPSDAEDLLQTALTKTYVAWERIEDHRALDGYVRRALLNTRTSQWRKRKVDEFACDELPEPEPVPAGDDPAEQQALHDAMWRAIMKLPARQRAMVVLRYYEDLSEVQTAEVLGVSVGTVKSAVSRALGKLREDPELVLAR; encoded by the coding sequence ATGACCACACCCGTCTGCACCAGCGCTTCGAAGGCCGCCGCACCGGCGACGCAGACCCGTTCGTACTCCACTTCGTACCCCACGTTCGCGTCGTACGTGAAGGCCCGCCAGCCGGTGCTGCTGCGTACCGCCCGGTCGCTGACCGCGAACCCGAGCGACGCGGAAGACCTGCTGCAGACCGCGCTCACCAAGACGTACGTGGCCTGGGAGCGTATCGAGGACCACCGTGCGCTCGACGGTTATGTACGCCGCGCGCTGCTCAATACGCGCACCTCACAGTGGCGCAAGCGCAAGGTCGACGAATTCGCGTGCGACGAGTTGCCCGAGCCGGAGCCGGTGCCCGCCGGTGACGACCCGGCTGAGCAGCAGGCACTGCACGACGCGATGTGGCGGGCGATCATGAAGCTGCCCGCCCGGCAGCGGGCGATGGTCGTCCTCAGGTACTACGAGGACCTCAGTGAGGTGCAGACGGCAGAGGTGCTCGGGGTGTCCGTCGGCACGGTGAAGTCGGCGGTGTCCCGGGCGCTGGGCAAGCTCCGCGAGGACCCCGAGCTGGTGCTCGCCCGTTAA